A stretch of the Bacillus sp. B-jedd genome encodes the following:
- a CDS encoding YunC family protein, with amino-acid sequence MIKVTPIEIGGKTFLGITVELPKTTLLAVSANNGYIMCGALDVGLLNRKLKDRKIIAGRAVGVRTIEQLLDAPLESVTHEAERCGIHRGMAGRDALLKML; translated from the coding sequence ATGATTAAGGTGACACCGATCGAAATCGGAGGAAAAACTTTTCTTGGGATAACAGTCGAGCTTCCCAAAACCACACTGCTCGCAGTGTCTGCCAACAACGGCTACATCATGTGCGGGGCGCTGGATGTGGGATTGCTGAACCGAAAACTAAAGGATAGGAAAATAATTGCGGGAAGGGCGGTCGGCGTCAGGACAATTGAACAGCTGCTTGACGCACCGCTTGAATCCGTTACTCATGAAGCTGAAAGATGTGGCATCCATCGAGGAATGGCAGGCAGGGACGCACTGTTGAAAATGTTATAA